The Vigna angularis cultivar LongXiaoDou No.4 chromosome 6, ASM1680809v1, whole genome shotgun sequence genome contains the following window.
atattaaataaaatatttaatatatttaaatatattaaaatattaaattaaattaaattattattaaaatttaaataaaaacaaaatttcaaaaacaattatttatcaaataaaaaaaattatattgaacaaaatatttaaatatattaaattaaattaaaatattaaattaattggagaaaaaactatttttaatttgtagtttctaaaaagagaaaattactatttatttaaagaGCACCAAAAATACTCCTAAAAAAATACCTTTTTAACCAcatttttacaaaactaaagaattattagaaaaacctaaaactatcCTAATTCTAAGCATTTAAGAAGAAAACCAAGCTAACTTAGACTTctaaacacaaataaaagtGCAAAAATATAGAGTTATCAGTGGACTTCCTTCTCTAAGCAAGAGTAAGCTAATATCATTTTGTGATAAAAGACTGTTTATTAGAGATATTTTATCCATCTCATCTCAGAGGCTACCTGTCAGTTCtccaatattaatatttgtcCTATAAATATCATCAAAGCATATATCGATTTATTTGTATCActataatcttttttttatgataatcatatgataataacaatttaaaataggATTATGAAAGACAAAtctttcttataataataaatagtgtATGGTTTATATTCTTGTGGTCAATAAGTCACACTAACTAGCAAGTTGACTAGGATACTGAACGACCAATCACTCTAACTGACTGGTGGACTGACCACCCTAACCAATTGATAGACTGATCACCTTGACCGATTGACGGAACAATCACTCAAACCGACTAGTACACCTTGGGATTGATGTACCAACTTGTTgcaaaataaaagtcaaattaaCACTTAATCAATGATAAACACAAATCAACCAACTAATATCGATTAAGGTATGATTGAGTCATGATTAAGCCAGCAAAAAGGTAAAAACCTATAACAACTACTATAAATCAAGGTCTAAGGTATGATTGTTCACACACATGcattataacatttaatacTCATCTACTAAAATCTTATTAGACTTGGGTGTAAGAATATCTTCTGTAGATACCCTTCAAACAATATGGACGATCAACAAGACATGAAACTTAAAGACCAGTTAGAACAAGGAAGGCCCAATAAGTCTTTGAGGACCAATAGGATGGAGATCGCCctgtaaaaacaaataataaattgtaataaagAATGTtatcaaaacaattattatatttaacaatataaatataagaagaagaaaaaacattttattatacaAATAGAAGTAAATAATTGGACCTCTAAGACACATCTATTTTCaacatcttttttatcttttatattcaGTTTTTAAgagattttaatattataatttgtattgtCTTGTCTATCAAACTATGCACATTATAGAAGTTGATATATAAGTTGTGTATTTTGTCGGTTGAATCTTGTTGTGTATATGAAACCATAGTAAAAGTTACATGTGTATGTTTATGTAGGTGATATTTGGTTGATGAGGTTGCCTATTGCAAATTTAATGGAAAATAAAAGTCAGCCATGAAAGTCAACCATGACTAACTGAAGCCAATAAGACCATCACCATATAAGCTTTCTGTCATTATCTTCTGTAATTGCATACCCTTTACACTATATACCATAATTTCACCTTAAGAAGCAAAAAGACTTTCATGCAAGGTGAAACAATTCATCTCCAAGTCTAAAAGCAAGCTTCCAATTCTTGGTGTTGGGAATCTAAGTATAATTTAAGTCTCACGTAAtatagaaatgagaaagatagagatgagaaagatcaacattttataagataaaagacTCATAAATGCATGGATTTAAGGTTTTCGATTTAAGGTAGTATCATTATCTTTTATGGGTTTGGTACAGGTGTTGTATCTCCATAATGAATCCTCTTCTGAAAGACTCATCACCTTGAACTCTGTGTAATCAATATAATTAAGTGTTTTGCCTTATAAAAAAGTAGTTATTGACATGGATGAAATAAAGGCATAGGTATGATACAAACTAAAGCAGAACAATGCTGGATAAAAGGGTGACTAGTGCATCAAGGTCTACGcttttatggaaaaaaaaaatttaagttgtaATAATCTGATTCACAAAATCTCAAGATCAGTTCAGTATTCACAATAAGAATAGGACACATCTCAGGTATGAACCCTTTCTTGCTTGTCAAGAAAGAGCACACAAACAAGAGTCAATTTGTCATTGCCATAGCATACTCAAAGTTTCTGGCAATATCATCACCAGctaaaatgtttattataatttCCACGAGAAACTCAATATTAAGAGAAGTTTACTTGCAACTTCATAGCCAATCATAAGGTTGGGATCTTTCTAgtataaacaaacaaacaaaactgatCTCATCAACATTCTTTTTAGTATGGAAAAATTTTGTACAGTATGTGAATGTATAACCACTCCGGCAGCTTTAGAATATAATTTGCAAGTACGACGGGAGAAATCATCTGCACTTTTTCAAATCAATTCGTTTCTGGAAGTCAAAACTTGATGATGACAGGTACCTTCAAAGATACCTGGTATAATGGATTACTACTCTTAACTTAATCTAATGGTTCATAGATATTTCCTAAGCAGTGCTGCTGCCATTCAACTGCTTTTCTTCTACTAAAACTGCAGTCCCATTATCTGAACTCTGATTGTGAGGCATGGTTTTGCTTCTTGTACGAGCCTTGCGGCAAATAGCAAATGAATCAGTTTGTGTTGGGACAAGTTTCTTTTTCTGTCTTCTTTCTCCATACAAGAATTCATTTGCTAGAGATTCAAGCGCTCTAACTGATAATGGTCGGTTTCTTGTGCTCTGCCTCCTGGAAGTTATACTAGGCTGCTGTTCCACAGAACCAACATCAGAAGAGGCTCCCAGTGGCTCCTCAATTACCCCTTGAGTGTCAGATAAGAAACATGGATCATCTGCCTTCAGGCTCTGCTTATCTTCCTCCAACATTACCATCACCACACCAATTTCAGACTTCAAAGGAGCTTGGGGTATGTTGAAGGTGACTGAATCATCTTTCTCAACTTTATCACCTGAAACACTCCTGTACTCACAAATTTCATTGAGAATGCTTTCTTTGTTATTCTTTTCCAGACTTTTTTCATCTGAAGAAGGAATTGAATTTCCATTCTTCTGACAGGTAAAAGGATCATCAACCTTTGTGTGGGATAAAGCCCTTTTTTCTGATCCTGAGTCTCCTGAAGAATTCTTGATGATGTGGTTTGTCTCTGCCTTGGAACATGCAGCCAATCTCCTCCTCTTGGCGGGAACAACTGCATGGTTGGAATTACCTGGTCTTGCTCTTCGACTACACTGATGCTTTATAGTCCTTTTTAGCTGATTATCATTAGACACGGAGGTCTTCTTATTTTCCAAGCTTTGGACCATTTTCTTAGCATTATTTTGGTTATCAGTATTACCAATTTTCATTTTGCCATATACCAGCATACTAGCTTCCATTACACTTGGCGAATCATCACAGGAGCTATCCTTACTTTCTCTTAAAAAACCAAGCACCTTAGATGCATCTTCCTCTTCAATTGGAAGATATTGCAGTTCTCTCACCAATAACTTTCCTTCACAAAGTACATCAGTACCAGCCAACTTTTGATCAATGTTTTCAGAAATGTTCTTGTTATGGTTTACTTTACTCATATGTTTGGCCtcttcatgtgtatcagcaaCATTGACCTCAACTTCAGCCACTGAATTAACAGGTACAGGTTTAAATTCTCTTAAATCAGATGGTTTCCCTCCATGCACCAAACTGGTATCAATAACCGTGAATTTTATCTGATCTGTATTGTAAGTTGAAGCTCGCGGCTTGAGGTAGCATTGATGACGGTAATCAGAATCATCATCCTCATTCGACCCCCTTTCTGGCTCTTCATCATCACAGCTACCAACTTTAGCTTCTTCAAGATCAAGAAGATTAGGTTCAGCTACCACTTTTCTCAAGACATCACTAACAGAATCAAAGTAATGATCACCTTTCACAAGTTTTCTCCTTGAAAAGGTCTTAACACCTGGGATAAGAAAAACCAGATAATCTTTGGAGCTCACATAACTTCTATATTTTGGTTGCTCAGAGTGCCACCCTCTTGCCAGTAAGCGAGGCCAAACAGCTTCCCAAAAGAGATCATTACTTCTAGCCTTGCTCAGTCGAAATCCtgttaaaaatttcaatatatcaTTTGGTCCAAGAGAAGACCAAGCCTTGCACGTTGGCACTGAAAACACCTTATTGTTCTTCACAGGTTCCAGAACAAGAGTAGTAAGGTCATCCTTCTCCTTACCAATACCAACTGCCCCCACAAGAATACCAAGTCCAACAGTGGATTTTATACAAGATATGTATTCTTCCAAAGAAGCTCTGCCCTCAGTATATGACTTAGAAACCTGATTAGAGCAAAAGTAAAGTGAGAGTGAAACATATAAACaaatgaaatgataaaaaaatacacGTCCACTGGCCATAAAGGCTGAACCGAATCAATCAACCACCATTACATCACAATAAGATCATAATAAAATCAGCCATTCCACTTCAATACGCCACTGTATCTAATGTACAATGTATGCATAAAGATATATGATATTTCCAAAAGGATTTATAGCTGAACCTTAGTCAGGTACAAGTATTATTTGGAGCTTGAACACAGAATAAATCAGATACTTCTAAAAGATATGGAATCCTAATTGCAAATGGCTTCTATTCTTCAAAATGATTAATATACACTCAGGAAAATAGACagaccatcatcatcatcttctatATTGTCACTTCATAAAGTTAAAAAGAAGGTTATATTATAAACTGGAaggtaaaaaataaacattGCACTATATCAGagaagtgaaaataaaataatttgtaaatcaTAAAATGCAGTTAAACAGGCAAAGTCGCTCGTCCAACAAATGAAATATACTTGTTGTAGTTCAATAATAACACTGAAGATGAGATGACACTGTTGATACCTGTAACAGAGTATCTTTAGATTCTCCCGAGACATGGGGAATCAAGCGGGACAGTATTGTTGCCTGCGACCAGTGAAAAGTTTCTGTCCAATTGCAGACTTTCTTCCTTTTAACTTCCTACAGTCTGACCATCTACGATATTCATCAGATTTGTAAAACTTTCCATAGTAAAATGCAAGTATTTCCCCCATCCCCTTGTTCTCTAAGAATCTTTGTATTTGAATGAAATTTTTCCCAAAAATATACAAGCCAAGGAGAAAAACTTCTGCATCAGAATCACTCCAGGAGCTGCCTAATATGGCAGGAACCAATGCAAAATTTTTGCTTTCACCCAGTTCAGCTGAATTGCTGACTCCTGTCATCTCAGATTGAAATGTGGTTGGTTTGAGTTCATCTGCATTGTCTCCAATATATCCCCACCCTTCATTTTCACTACTCTCCTTTGCATTATGTATCCATGTGACAGAGATGGGTAAACCAATTGCAAATGAAAGTGAGTTGTCAAGCCCAACTTCTGACTCAGCAGGATTCCTTAGAAGCTGAACTCGTTCTGATTCTTTTATTAGGGAAGGAACTTCCACCTGGTATTCATCACCAACTCGAGGATTCAGCTGTGGAGCTCCAACTAAATTGCTTATATCAGGTGAACTTGGAGGACTATTACATGCATGTTCAGTTAAATTACTATTGTCATTCTGCTGCATTATATCCATCTGCGTAGAAACAAAGTATAACATACCAAGTAACTAAAAGCTCAAATCTTAAGAAGTATTATAAGGGAGATATAAATTGGATAATATTATCAAGGAGCACACTTCATATGTGACTTTCAGCAAAGTATAAAAGTAATGCATAGAGTTACTTAGCATCTATTCATTTACCTGGCCATTTTCAAAGCATCACACATTTTGAAAGAATTAAGATTTCATGACCCTTAGCTACCCATGAGAAATTGATACTTTATTTCAATAGTTAGGCAATAACAAAAGTCTAAGTGAGATCAACTACATGGATCACATGACACCTTTAATTTGGATAGAGGCCAAATTAGCCAATAGCCATGTGACAACATGTTAGATCTCCAGTTGTTTTCACTTTCAATTATTCCATCACTATCAAATTCTTAAGAGAATCAACTATCCAGAAACTCAGTATTAGAGTAGAAATAACAGGAACAAAGGGCAAGTATTCTTCATTGACCAGTAACTCCAAAAGGATTACAACAGCTAAAACAATCTATTCCTGTACTAAGAAAATTGGAGAATAGCTGAAGCTACAGCAATTGCTTATATGACAAAGCATCAAAATCCTCAACATGGGTGCCTGAATCACTCGCGTAAACCCTATTATTTCTCCATACCAGAAAAGCAAAATTCACAAACTTGTTCCCAAACACTGCATTCCTCAATGGCTGACACAGCCTCAAAACAATCACACCATGCAACAACCACCATACAACCTAAGGAGGGGAGAGAATATCACGAAATCCCTGAGAGGAGAACGATATACAAAGCCAAAGAATTTTGCTTACCAAAGAAAAATGTAATAACCAACCCAGATCCACTTGTACTCATGTTCACAATCAAAGTCCTTGAAGGACAACACAAAACAAACTGATCCACACGTACAACCCAGAAGAGCAAACGAAGAAACAAAAACCATTGAAACCAGAAAGAACATCACAAGTACATTCACTGACATCAATATTGAACACACCCACAACAGACAGCTGACAATTAATCGAAATACCAACGACCCATAAATATTAACAGGTATCTTTCTCCATCTCATATAACACAGCACATCAACACTCACACAAACTATACAATCCAAAGCAGAAGAAACACGGCTACACGCATTGGACGAGATAAAGGTTGATGACAAGAAAAAAACGAATATTTATTACCCTTTGAGCAAGTGGTGGGAACGTCAAATGCCAAGGCCTGAAAGGGGAAGCAATAGCATCAGGTAAGtgcacacacaaacacacacagtTAAAATAACAATCATAAAAATTGGCGGTGATGATGTCCTTTGTTGATTTGCATACATGTGCTATGAAAGTGGAGAAAACATTAACGTAGTTGGAGAACAGAGCGAGAGAGAGAACCTGGTTTTGATGTCTCAAGTGTACCACACAACAAGGTAAATTCGCGGGGCATGGAATGAAATGAACTACTTCCTACTTGGTCCTGCTTTTAAACCACACCGAGCCTGTCTGACTCGTCCGAGTTGGTTACCCCGAGTTGAGTTGACGACGTGGTTTAAAAGCAAATCCTATGTTGTGTTATGACTTTGAGTTGATCCAAGGTGTTTTTAtcagtttttttgttttgttttgttacaGTGCAAGTGCTTCTTCTATGAcaattaattattctttaattgaGTGAGATCACTCTGAATGGCATaactttttcaataaatatcatTAGTTTATTGATTGTATTTGAATGTGTTggttaaaaaaaagtgtaattatCCTTAATTTAAATACTAAGTGCATAGTTTTAAGAATGTCTAAAACATTTATGCCAAATCTATTAAGTAATATTGGTAACATACTTGTGGGGGATTAACAAAAAACATGGGTCAAAACCAGGTGCTTCAAAGAGATGTGGTTTCAAGCATTTGATGgtgaaaaaaacttaaaatgttTCAACAAAACATGATTgatgattttgtaattttttaattctaagACTTATTAAtgttccataatcgattattaaaaAGTCAGCATTATTTGTTAACTTTCATTTTACTATGCTATTTTTTTTGTAGAATTTTGTTATTCATATTGGtaacaaaaatacaattaaaagtACTTGAAATTACTTATTCAATTTCTTTATGTAAAATTAGTGGTTTCTGTGATGAtgaaaaaaaacttcaaatatttcaacaaaacataattaatgatcttgcaatttttttaagtctaactcattAAATGTCCCATAGTCTATTATTAAAAAGTCAgcatattatcttttattttgttaggCTATCTATATAGTTTtgttgtttatattgataacgaaaatataattaaaaataatttaaattatttacttaatatatttatttaaaattagtgGTCGCACATAATGTATATGTAtctcctatttttttattataagcaattatattaattttaaaatagttaaatttaaataaagaaatattttaaaaagaaagataataagataatatttttaatttaaaaattattaaatttaaataaatgattatttaaaaaatgaaatgataaaattgttattttaatttgaaaagtaaTAATTATGTGCACTAAAAGAATCActttatcaattatatatattatttagagttaattttataattttgtacaactttcattttataattgtaCCTTAGTATATTTATCTTATATCATTTATCTATTTTGTattcttatttcatttatttaattatttgaaagtgaatttaagcttaactcaactccacaaaatcgATTTGTAAGGTGAAGTTTCCACCTcccttatatattataatttggccttatctttagtcgatgtgagacttccaacacatccccttcacgccgaggtatatattTGTTGACCTCTCcctacaagctggttttgtggggttgagttaggcttaaagtccacttctaacatggtatcagagtcatggttagagtctatcctagcgatatttgttgtttgctggACATATTGTTCCACTCGCTATCGGgtcgctatcggaccacccattaatttctactatcacgcacgagatgtctatacctcggcgtgaaggggggtgttggaagtcccatattgactagagataagaccaatttataatatataagtgaggtgcaaacctcactttacaagctgattttatggggttgagttaggcttaaagttcacttatAACACTAATCATCTTTACTATGTACAAGGTGTAATAAACAAACAGAAGATTATGAGTGTGATTATCACATCATTCAATGGATGATGATCATtgttcaaattaatattaataggGATTAGGATAAGCTAATATGTTATAACTcactaatacatttataaaataatttattacttacACATAGACTTATCCTAACTTCAATccattttgtaaaatttttataacaCATAATTTAGACTCAAATACATTAGCTTGTGTCCAAACATGGACAAGGCACTTTGTTAACATATATAACACTTTAAGGTAGAAGACAAGTTAGAATATATTAGttcataaaacttttatatttttataaaacattctTTAGAATATTAAGATTATGTtctatatttattaaactatttaGAGTTGCAAAATGaatatgattttgaaaaattgtggattatacataaattgaaaaatcatttaaaaacaattttaacaaTGTTTTTAACAAAGTTGTCTTAGTAAGTTATTTTTAACCATTGTTTTAGCCACAATCGTTTTCATATCTCttgtccattttttttttttatgtaacaattatttttaactatttttgttcttttactaTGCATATAACGATTATTGTCATCCATAATCATAGTTGATTTTTTAAACATATGATGATTTAAATTGTCATATATTCTCTCCACTTGTAATGATGACGACATTAACAATAAtgttgtcatttttttttaccaatagaTTAGATCTGACCCCTCAAGTGTTAAGTCTTATTTTCGTGACCCACACACTAATGgaatttttcaaagtttttcgTGAAGTGGGTTGAGCCAGGGTTAGGATCAGGTTAGCCCTTTGTCTTTATTgttcaaaactttattaatgAACTAACTGTGGTTCAAGGATATGGATGTTATTTTTCTGAACCAGGTTCACGTGTTTGTTAATAGCTTTTAATAGTTTTTCACGTCattattaataacttttaattgtTCTTCATATCATtcttaataacttttaattgtTCTTCACGTCATTCTTAATAGCTTTTGCGAAAGTTTCTCACTAACTTTAATGCGAACGTTAGCTTccataaaataatactttaatttatttaaaatttgcaaAATACATATACCAtacatttttatgttaattcCTATATAACAAAATGACATTTACTTAAAGTAATTCTACTtgcatattttaataaaatgtatacCGAAATTGAAAAAACACTAATGAAATTAAacttaacattttaatattttttacattgtattgaaaaaataaatattccaATTTTTAGTATTCCGAAATTATATTtaacactctaatgatcattaTATTAAcactctaatatatatatatatatatatatatatatatatatatatatatatatatatttcaattcgaagttaattatatttaatatattatttgttttgaaatttggtgATTTTGTCATGATTTTAACATGATACCACACTTAGTGTTAAAGATggagaaagaagaaggatgataactcatattttataatattttatattcatgttaAAATTCATTAGTTGACACTTGTTTACAGGATTTTGAAGATATTTGATCCTATAAagtttttattaagaaatttattgGACTCTGTGGACTTTTTTTGGCCTCAACCCATGAATTGAGGCCAAGTCTTATGAAATTGACGGGTTTAATTAACAATGATGGAAAaacttcattaaaaatatattttaactatcATTAAAAATCGTTTTTATAGTAATgccttttttttatgataacctataaatgttcaaattttataataacaatcTAGAGAAAATATTGTATAAAGTTTATAACAACAAGCACAATTTCTACAAATAAATCaatcaatacaaaataataaatatgtttatctTTCCAccatgaaatttaattttcactt
Protein-coding sequences here:
- the LOC108341538 gene encoding uncharacterized protein LOC108341538, yielding MSKVNHNKNISENIDQKLAGTDVLCEGKLLVRELQYLPIEEEDASKVLGFLRESKDSSCDDSPSVMEASMLVYGKMKIGNTDNQNNAKKMVQSLENKKTSVSNDNQLKRTIKHQCSRRARPGNSNHAVVPAKRRRLAACSKAETNHIIKNSSGDSGSEKRALSHTKVDDPFTCQKNGNSIPSSDEKSLEKNNKESILNEICEYRSVSGDKVEKDDSVTFNIPQAPLKSEIGVVMVMLEEDKQSLKADDPCFLSDTQGVIEEPLGASSDVGSVEQQPSITSRRQSTRNRPLSVRALESLANEFLYGERRQKKKLVPTQTDSFAICRKARTRSKTMPHNQSSDNGTAVLVEEKQLNGSSTA